A genomic segment from Halorubrum depositum encodes:
- a CDS encoding DUF1850 domain-containing protein: MTLGSRATAIGGGSLLVAGAAVLALLAILAGVALGGADPVTGERTLVVTDDDGAELLATPVGDETEIVIEYTHSVEKTLVRDVYVASDDGLVMTRMEFSSFGAGLPSQADVTERDGRYVYDPPSTTYETLHLKTGAVADHDLIVGGERYDIAAMSDDGAVELTVERR, translated from the coding sequence GTGACTCTCGGATCGCGGGCGACGGCGATCGGCGGCGGGTCGCTCCTCGTCGCGGGCGCCGCGGTCCTCGCACTGCTCGCGATCCTCGCCGGCGTCGCCCTCGGCGGCGCCGACCCCGTAACCGGGGAACGGACCCTGGTCGTGACCGACGACGACGGCGCGGAACTGCTCGCCACCCCCGTCGGCGACGAGACTGAGATTGTGATCGAGTACACCCACAGCGTGGAGAAGACGCTCGTTCGCGACGTGTACGTCGCGTCGGACGACGGGCTCGTCATGACGCGGATGGAGTTCAGTTCGTTCGGCGCCGGGCTCCCGTCGCAGGCCGACGTGACGGAGCGCGACGGGCGGTACGTGTACGACCCGCCGTCGACGACGTACGAAACGCTTCATCTCAAGACGGGAGCGGTCGCCGACCACGACCTGATCGTCGGCGGCGAGCGGTACGACATCGCGGCCATGAGCGACGACGGCGCGGTCGAACTGACTGTCGAACGACGCTGA
- a CDS encoding TAXI family TRAP transporter solute-binding subunit — protein sequence MLDNQTDDRIDRRTLLRGAAAAGVVGIAGCSGDGGDGGDGGDGSDGSDGSDGGDVIRWHAGGTGGTYFPLSGEFEGVIEDQTDFPVEVSSTGASVENVGSLGNGDADFALIQNDIAYFARNGEGLDAFDGSPVENLRGVATLYPETIHVLLNPDADVSSLSDLEGMRVNTGDLGSGTQVNALQILESAGGLTTDDFDEQNTDFTQAANQLRDGDVDAAFVVGGWPVGAVEELATTTDVQILNMSDEERQAARDDASWFADDTIPAGTYEGIDEDVDTVSVQAMIATRSEFSADTVEAVTEAIFENLDQLSIKTDFISVDSAQDGMSIELHEGAARYFE from the coding sequence ATGTTAGACAATCAAACCGACGACCGGATCGACCGGCGGACACTCCTCCGAGGCGCGGCCGCGGCGGGCGTCGTGGGAATCGCCGGCTGTTCCGGCGACGGCGGCGACGGCGGCGACGGCGGCGATGGAAGCGACGGCAGTGACGGGAGCGACGGCGGCGACGTCATCCGCTGGCACGCCGGCGGCACCGGCGGGACGTACTTCCCGCTGTCCGGCGAGTTCGAGGGGGTCATCGAAGACCAGACCGACTTCCCGGTCGAGGTCTCCTCGACGGGCGCGTCCGTCGAGAACGTCGGCAGCCTCGGCAACGGCGACGCCGACTTCGCGCTGATCCAGAACGACATCGCCTACTTCGCCCGCAACGGCGAGGGGCTCGACGCGTTCGACGGCTCCCCGGTGGAGAACCTCCGCGGCGTCGCGACGCTGTACCCGGAGACCATCCACGTCCTGCTCAACCCCGACGCCGACGTCAGCTCGCTCTCCGACCTGGAGGGGATGCGCGTCAACACCGGCGACCTCGGCAGCGGGACGCAGGTGAACGCGCTCCAGATCCTCGAGTCGGCGGGCGGGCTCACCACCGACGACTTCGACGAGCAGAACACCGACTTCACGCAGGCGGCCAACCAGCTCCGCGACGGCGACGTCGACGCCGCGTTCGTCGTCGGCGGCTGGCCCGTCGGCGCGGTCGAGGAGCTCGCGACGACGACCGACGTACAGATCCTCAACATGTCCGACGAGGAGCGACAGGCGGCCCGTGACGACGCCTCCTGGTTCGCAGACGACACCATCCCCGCCGGCACCTACGAGGGCATCGACGAGGACGTCGACACCGTCTCCGTCCAGGCGATGATCGCGACCCGCTCGGAGTTCTCCGCGGACACCGTCGAGGCGGTCACCGAGGCCATCTTCGAGAACCTCGACCAGCTGTCGATCAAGACGGACTTCATCTCCGTCGACTCGGCGCAGGACGGCATGTCGATCGAACTGCACGAGGGCGCGGCCCGCTACTTCGAGTAG
- a CDS encoding TRAP transporter permease has protein sequence MTTNTSDAVEPDPDESDEADQVFEEIDNRRSLTGIPLIAVAVVGILFSSFQLWLGARGFVFEFTIPGFGVVEIASLASLQIRAIHVNFALVMAFLLFPGSMGSGAVTRRIGALPAAVRNRVGDSPVTRVAEAVRGAVWWAFVDEESTRITPSDLVLILLSTFPTIYYVTQYDEITDVIRVRGLGGAGTLGEVVPRLAALELGFLADYSLAYLMGVLAILLVLEATRRALGLLLTLLVSLFLLYAKYGYLLPRDLPVARTFATSQLRWNQIVQNLWYTVEGILGVPVGVSVRFIYIFILFGAFLEMSGAGKWFIDLAYSITGTRKGGPAKASVVASGFMGMLSGSSVANTVTTGALTIPLMKRSGYSPEFSGAVESSVSSGGQILPPVMGAAAFLIVEYTGTPFRDVVIAATLPAIAFFFGMWVMVHFEAAKRGIGGLERSELLDMGPHMRRGWFYLVPLALLLHYLVIARLSVGRAGWLTIVATVALIAMVAAYNERTGTYLVGGIAAGYALFAVSLFYAGRTPVGMLYGAEPVDLGVTAALGAAAAALPTVVTAISLAFLLADPSGDAPLLDLDDDVVGAATWFDERTGLEIAGSRAGQFGAFVLKAMDSGAKTATIVVVAVAAAGVIPGVIGITGLGGSLRALIISVSGGSLVLLLILAGLAAVIVGMGMPTTVMYIIIVVLLGPVLPEFGIAILAVHLFVLYLGLMADVTPPVMVAAYAAAGIAKSDPFDTGKQAFLLSLNKILVPFAFVFSPGILLLRTTDGQGSILTGADVGDLGFFLPEVAAPILAVFAGVYALGVAIIGYYHTDVRSGSRVSLVAAAVLLSVPGMVLLPASAALGLAGVDVALYSVTNELIARGVGAAMLVGGLIRNRRRAGRESADPEPVEESSDVAAQ, from the coding sequence GTGACGACGAACACATCTGACGCGGTCGAACCGGATCCGGATGAGAGCGACGAGGCGGACCAAGTCTTCGAGGAGATCGACAACCGGCGGTCGCTGACGGGGATCCCGTTGATCGCCGTGGCGGTCGTCGGGATCCTCTTCTCGTCGTTCCAGCTGTGGCTGGGCGCGCGCGGGTTCGTCTTCGAGTTCACGATTCCCGGATTCGGCGTCGTCGAGATCGCCTCGCTCGCCTCGCTGCAGATCCGGGCGATCCACGTGAACTTCGCGCTGGTGATGGCGTTTCTCCTGTTCCCCGGATCGATGGGATCCGGTGCAGTCACTCGTCGGATCGGGGCGCTTCCGGCGGCGGTCCGAAACCGCGTCGGCGACTCGCCGGTGACTCGGGTCGCAGAGGCGGTCCGCGGGGCCGTCTGGTGGGCCTTCGTCGACGAGGAGTCGACGCGGATCACCCCGTCGGACCTCGTGTTAATCCTCCTCTCGACGTTCCCGACGATCTACTACGTCACGCAGTACGACGAGATCACGGACGTCATCCGCGTGCGGGGACTCGGGGGCGCGGGGACGCTCGGCGAGGTCGTTCCGCGGCTCGCGGCGCTGGAGCTCGGCTTTCTCGCCGACTACAGCCTCGCGTATCTGATGGGCGTGCTCGCGATCCTCCTGGTGTTGGAGGCGACGCGGCGGGCGCTCGGCCTGCTGCTCACGCTGCTCGTGAGCCTCTTCCTGCTGTACGCCAAGTACGGCTACCTGCTCCCGCGGGACCTGCCGGTGGCGCGGACGTTCGCCACCTCGCAGCTCCGCTGGAACCAGATCGTCCAGAACCTCTGGTACACGGTCGAGGGAATCTTGGGCGTCCCGGTGGGCGTCTCCGTTCGGTTCATCTACATTTTCATCCTGTTCGGCGCGTTCCTGGAGATGTCCGGGGCCGGGAAGTGGTTCATCGACCTGGCGTACTCGATCACGGGCACGCGCAAGGGCGGCCCGGCCAAGGCGAGCGTCGTTGCCTCCGGCTTCATGGGGATGCTCTCCGGGTCGTCGGTCGCGAACACCGTGACGACGGGCGCGCTGACGATCCCCCTGATGAAACGCTCCGGCTACTCGCCGGAGTTCTCCGGCGCCGTCGAGTCGTCGGTCTCCTCCGGCGGTCAGATCCTGCCGCCGGTGATGGGCGCGGCCGCGTTCCTCATCGTCGAGTACACCGGGACGCCGTTCCGCGACGTCGTCATCGCCGCGACGCTGCCCGCCATCGCCTTCTTCTTCGGCATGTGGGTGATGGTACACTTCGAGGCCGCCAAGCGCGGGATCGGCGGACTGGAGCGGTCCGAGCTGCTGGACATGGGCCCGCACATGCGTCGCGGGTGGTTCTACCTCGTCCCGCTCGCGCTCCTCCTCCACTACCTCGTGATCGCCCGGCTCTCGGTGGGGCGTGCCGGATGGCTCACGATCGTCGCGACCGTGGCGCTCATCGCGATGGTCGCGGCCTACAACGAGCGGACCGGGACGTACCTCGTCGGCGGCATCGCCGCCGGCTACGCGCTGTTCGCCGTCTCGCTGTTCTACGCGGGGCGGACGCCGGTCGGCATGCTGTACGGCGCCGAGCCGGTCGATCTCGGAGTCACCGCCGCGCTCGGGGCGGCGGCCGCGGCGCTCCCGACCGTCGTCACCGCGATCAGCCTCGCGTTCCTCCTGGCGGACCCGAGCGGGGACGCGCCGCTGCTCGACCTCGACGACGACGTGGTCGGCGCCGCGACGTGGTTCGACGAGCGGACCGGTCTGGAGATCGCGGGCTCGCGGGCCGGCCAGTTCGGGGCGTTCGTGCTGAAGGCGATGGACTCCGGCGCGAAGACCGCGACCATCGTCGTCGTCGCGGTGGCCGCCGCGGGCGTCATTCCCGGCGTCATCGGCATCACCGGACTCGGGGGGAGCCTCCGGGCGCTCATCATCAGCGTGAGCGGCGGGTCACTCGTCCTCCTGTTGATCCTCGCCGGCCTCGCGGCCGTGATCGTCGGGATGGGGATGCCGACGACGGTGATGTACATCATCATCGTCGTGCTGCTGGGGCCGGTCCTCCCCGAGTTCGGGATCGCGATCCTGGCGGTCCACCTGTTCGTCCTCTACCTCGGGCTGATGGCCGACGTGACGCCCCCGGTGATGGTCGCCGCCTACGCCGCGGCCGGGATCGCGAAGTCCGACCCCTTCGACACCGGCAAGCAGGCGTTCCTGCTGTCGCTGAACAAGATCCTCGTCCCCTTCGCCTTCGTGTTCTCTCCGGGGATCCTCCTCCTCCGCACGACCGACGGACAGGGGTCGATCCTGACGGGCGCAGACGTTGGGGACCTCGGCTTCTTCCTGCCGGAGGTCGCGGCGCCGATCCTCGCGGTGTTCGCCGGCGTCTACGCGCTCGGCGTCGCGATCATCGGGTACTACCACACGGACGTGCGCTCGGGTTCGCGCGTCTCGCTCGTCGCCGCCGCGGTGTTGCTGTCGGTGCCCGGCATGGTGTTGCTCCCGGCCAGCGCCGCCCTGGGGCTCGCGGGCGTCGACGTCGCCCTCTACTCGGTCACGAACGAGCTGATCGCTCGCGGCGTCGGCGCGGCGATGCTCGTCGGCGGACTCATCCGGAACCGGCGGCGCGCGGGCCGCGAATCGGCCGATCCGGAACCGGTCGAGGAATCGTCGGACGTCGCGGCGCAGTAG